A region of the Verrucomicrobiota bacterium genome:
GCGGGCTGAGCGAAGACGGCCACGCCGGCGGCAAGTTCCCGCGCCCCGACTTGCACGAGCGGCTCGAGCGCGTGCTTGCGAAGGCCAGGCCCGACCTCGTCGTCGCCTGCTACGGGATGAACTGCGGCATCTACCTGCCGTTCTCCGGGGAGCGCTTCGCCAAGTATCGCGACGGCATGGAGCGCCTGCGCAAGGCGTGCGCCGCGCACGGCGCGAAGGTGCTGCACGTCACGCCGCCGGTCTTCGACGAAGTGAAAGGCGGAAAGCCCGGCTACACCGACACGCTCGCGCGCTATTCCGCGTGGCTCGTCTCGCAGCGCAACGCCGGCTGGGACGTCGTGGACGTGAACGGCCCGATGTCACGCCATCTCGCCGAGCAGCGCGCCAAGGACCCGAAGTTTTTCCTCGCCGGTGACGGCGTGCATTGCAATGAAGCCGGCCACTGGCTCATCGCGAAGGAAATCCTCCTGCACCTCGGCGCCAAGGGCATCGTGTCCGCCGCGGACCCGAAGGCCATGCTCGCGATGCATCCGAACGGCGACGCCGTGCTCAAGCTCGTGCAGCAGCGTCAGCGCATGATGAAGGACGCGTGGCTCGCCGAAACGAAACACACGCGCCCCGGCATGAAGACCGGCATGCCGCTCGCCGAAGCGCAGGCGAAGGCCGCCGAGCTGGCCAGGCAAATCTCCGCAGCGACCACCACGACCAACTAATCCATGAACTCACTCCGCCTCTTCCTTGCGACCTTTAGCGTCCTTTGCGGCCACGCCTTTTCCGCCGACCTCGCGGCCCCGCCGAAGGGCGAGCGCGTCTTCGTCACCGCGCACAGCTTTCACATCTTCGTCGCTCCGCGCCTCGCGCCGCTCGCGAAGGCCGCGGGCATCGAGGGCCACGTCCTCGCCGGCCAGCAGATGATCGGCGGCTCCAAGGTCATCCAGCACTGGGAACTTCCCGCCGAGAAAAATAAGGCCCGCCCCGCGCTCACCGAGGGCACGGTGGACGTGATGACCATGTCGCCGCACGTGTTTCTGCCGGACCCAGGCA
Encoded here:
- a CDS encoding SGNH/GDSL hydrolase family protein, with the translated sequence MQPLLPVLLFTAVLAVPTTPTANAAPQVALPRRIVFLGDSITYAGQYVEFIETYHRLRTPEREVEFLDIGLPSETVSGLSEDGHAGGKFPRPDLHERLERVLAKARPDLVVACYGMNCGIYLPFSGERFAKYRDGMERLRKACAAHGAKVLHVTPPVFDEVKGGKPGYTDTLARYSAWLVSQRNAGWDVVDVNGPMSRHLAEQRAKDPKFFLAGDGVHCNEAGHWLIAKEILLHLGAKGIVSAADPKAMLAMHPNGDAVLKLVQQRQRMMKDAWLAETKHTRPGMKTGMPLAEAQAKAAELARQISAATTTTN